The following are encoded together in the uncultured Fretibacterium sp. genome:
- a CDS encoding cyclase family protein — MNFNQKWKIIDLSQEIYEGMPVFGMHQKTFFMVNQTHEQNMKDTGSKTLGFSARNMLISEHGPTHSDAVWEFKPDGPTIENMALELFYGDAICVDLRHVRYPDYIEVKDIEEALEKHGLDIRKGDIFLMYTGHYERTYPDRGYGGITAKHSGVSYEAAKWLAEKGVVNIGVDSPAIDQTPDDLDFSGHLVCGEFGITNTENLCNLDKVVGKRFIYMGLPLRIRAGSGSPIRAVALVER; from the coding sequence ATGAACTTCAACCAGAAGTGGAAAATCATCGATTTGAGCCAGGAGATCTACGAGGGAATGCCTGTTTTCGGTATGCATCAAAAGACCTTTTTCATGGTGAACCAGACCCACGAACAGAACATGAAGGATACGGGCTCCAAGACCCTGGGGTTCTCGGCCAGGAACATGCTGATCAGCGAGCACGGCCCCACACATTCCGACGCGGTCTGGGAGTTCAAGCCGGATGGGCCGACCATCGAGAACATGGCGCTGGAGCTCTTCTATGGGGATGCCATCTGCGTAGACCTCCGGCACGTCCGGTATCCGGACTACATCGAGGTGAAGGATATCGAGGAGGCACTGGAGAAGCATGGCCTCGATATCCGAAAAGGGGACATCTTCCTGATGTACACGGGGCACTACGAGAGGACGTATCCCGACAGGGGCTACGGCGGCATCACGGCCAAGCACTCCGGCGTATCCTATGAGGCCGCGAAGTGGCTGGCCGAAAAAGGCGTGGTGAACATCGGCGTCGATTCTCCGGCGATCGACCAGACCCCCGACGATCTGGATTTCTCCGGCCACCTCGTCTGCGGGGAGTTCGGGATCACGAATACGGAGAACCTGTGTAACCTGGACAAGGTGGTCGGGAAGCGTTTCATCTATATGGGGCTTCCCCTGAGGATCCGCGCCGGTAGCGGGTCCCCGATACGCGCCGTAGCCCTGGTCGAGAGGTAA